The following coding sequences are from one Gopherus flavomarginatus isolate rGopFla2 chromosome 23, rGopFla2.mat.asm, whole genome shotgun sequence window:
- the LOC127039719 gene encoding zinc finger protein 239-like, whose protein sequence is HRGERLYECCECGKGFTQRYTLNSHQRIHTGERPYKCCKCGLSFTQRSALISHQTMHTGERPYECCECGKSFSRSSNLTIHQRIHTGERPYECRECGKRFTHFSSLTSHQTTHAGERPYECCECGKSFSRSSNLTMHQRIHTGERHYECSECGKRFTHLSSLISHQRVHMGQRPYECSECVKSFSRSSTLIIHYRIHTGQRPYECCECGKSFTHSSGLSKHQRICKGDKLHKNLLYTCQKIFFFNSFDSSSIVFVKAVCIFCPL, encoded by the coding sequence CACAGAGGAGAGAGActctatgaatgctgtgagtgcgggaaaggTTTCACTCAGAGATATACCCTTAActctcatcagagaatccacacgggagagcgaCCCTACAAATGCTGCAAGTGCGGGCTAAGCTTCACTCAGAGATCAGCCCTTATCTCTCATCAGACAATGCACACGGGAGAGCGACCCTAtgaatgctgcgagtgtgggaaaagcttctctcggAGCTCAAACCTTACTATACATCAacggatccacacaggagagagaccctatgaatgccgtgagtgcgggAAACGTTTCACTCACTTCTCCTCCCTTACCTCTCATCAGACAACGCACGCAGGAGAGCGACCCTATgaatgttgtgagtgtgggaaaagcttctctcggagctcaaaccttactatgcatcagaggatccacacaggagagagacactatgaatgcagtgaatgcGGGAAACGTTTCACTCACCTCTCCTCTCTTATCTCTCACCAGAGAGTCCACATGGGacagagaccctatgaatgcagtgagtgcgtgAAAAGCTTCTCTCGGAGCTCAACCCTTATTATACATTACAGAATCCACACCGggcagagaccctatgaatgctgcgagtgtgggaaaagcttcactcatagttcaggcctttctaaacatcagagaatctgtAAAGGAGATAAACTTCATAAAAACCTTCTCTATACctgtcagaagatttttttctttaattcttttgacAGTTCCTCGATAGTGTTTGTTAAGGCCGTTTGCATCTTTTGCCCACTGTAG